The proteins below come from a single Streptomyces sp. B3I8 genomic window:
- a CDS encoding NAD(P)-dependent oxidoreductase: MNWRDRTVLVTGADGFIGSHLVDELLSRGACVQAVVRRTSRSQVTRRFHNLSPQAVASLQSLIQTDLAAPSAVATLGAVQADTWFHLAADAYVPASLTQPTSVIQTNISSTVNVLEAARLAGPRHVLLTSSSEIYGSHDTAITEKYPLRPATPYAASKVACDRISWSYRNTFDVPLTIVRPFNCYGPRHVYDVVPIFLVKALRGEPLLVNGTGSQTRDLTYVQDTVDAFLRLAELAPVGDAYNIGTGTDHDILSLAHLILRMTASKSEIRMAPARPGEVDMLRADATKLRRATGWAPQYSLESGLEENTVWLREHLERV; the protein is encoded by the coding sequence ATGAACTGGCGAGACCGTACCGTCCTCGTCACCGGAGCCGACGGCTTCATCGGGTCCCACCTAGTCGATGAACTGCTGTCACGCGGCGCGTGCGTACAGGCCGTGGTGCGGCGAACCTCCCGCTCCCAGGTGACGCGGCGCTTCCACAACCTGTCACCGCAGGCAGTCGCCAGTCTGCAGTCTCTGATCCAGACCGACCTGGCCGCCCCTTCAGCCGTCGCCACCCTGGGCGCTGTCCAGGCCGACACATGGTTCCACCTTGCCGCCGACGCATATGTGCCGGCCTCACTGACGCAGCCCACCTCGGTCATCCAAACCAACATCTCTTCCACAGTGAACGTTCTGGAGGCCGCACGGCTGGCCGGACCGCGACACGTCCTCCTCACCAGTTCGAGCGAGATCTACGGCTCACACGACACCGCAATCACCGAAAAATACCCGCTGAGACCGGCGACTCCCTACGCCGCCTCGAAGGTGGCGTGCGACAGAATCTCCTGGTCGTACCGAAACACCTTCGACGTTCCACTGACCATCGTGCGGCCGTTCAACTGCTATGGTCCCCGACACGTCTATGACGTCGTGCCGATCTTTCTCGTCAAAGCTCTACGCGGGGAACCGTTGCTCGTCAACGGAACGGGCTCACAGACCCGCGACCTGACTTATGTGCAGGACACTGTGGACGCGTTCCTGCGGCTGGCCGAACTCGCACCCGTTGGCGACGCTTACAACATCGGCACCGGAACCGATCACGACATCCTCAGCCTCGCGCATCTCATCCTGCGCATGACTGCGTCGAAGAGTGAGATACGGATGGCGCCCGCGCGGCCTGGCGAGGTCGACATGCTGCGAGCGGACGCCACGAAGTTGCGCCGAGCAACTGGCTGGGCACCTCAGTACTCCTTGGAATCCGGTCTGGAAGAGAACACCGTCTGGCTGCGAGAACACCTGGAGCGAGTGTGA
- a CDS encoding ABC transporter ATP-binding protein: MIETTKLCRSFSAGKKRRRAEHHKVTALDEVSFFVPAGETHGILGPNGAGKTTLIKILSTMLAPTSGEAVVAGHDVVSQTDAVRRCIGMVFGGDRGLYDRISARQNLVFWATLYRVDARRVDARAAELLERVGLADRADEPVERFSRGMRQRLHLARGLVGDPSVLFLDEPTVGMDPVAAKEFRSLIGELRAEGRTILLTTHDMREAEALCDRVTLVDRGRVLATEKTAYVGRLIKGSLGIDIILAPGQSDTLKSLAELSEVRSVERLPGEHTFRVHTESPASMETVMRWLVDRGVLSLQVRSPSLEEVYMRLVGERGLTV, translated from the coding sequence ATGATCGAGACCACGAAGCTGTGCCGCTCCTTCTCCGCAGGGAAGAAGCGCCGGCGGGCGGAGCACCACAAGGTCACGGCCCTGGACGAGGTCAGCTTCTTCGTGCCAGCCGGGGAAACCCACGGCATTCTCGGCCCTAATGGCGCCGGCAAGACCACGCTGATCAAGATTCTCAGCACCATGTTGGCGCCTACCTCCGGCGAAGCCGTCGTCGCAGGTCATGATGTCGTCTCACAGACCGATGCCGTACGCAGGTGTATCGGCATGGTGTTTGGCGGGGATCGCGGGCTGTATGACCGTATCAGCGCACGGCAGAACCTGGTCTTCTGGGCGACGCTCTATCGGGTTGACGCCCGCCGAGTGGACGCTCGCGCCGCTGAACTGCTGGAGCGGGTTGGCCTTGCGGACCGTGCCGACGAGCCTGTGGAACGGTTCTCCAGGGGGATGCGCCAGCGACTGCACTTGGCACGCGGACTGGTCGGAGACCCCTCCGTGCTCTTCCTGGACGAGCCGACTGTGGGCATGGATCCCGTGGCCGCGAAAGAGTTTCGCTCCCTGATCGGCGAGTTACGTGCCGAGGGCCGCACCATACTGCTCACCACTCACGACATGAGGGAGGCGGAAGCCTTGTGCGACCGTGTCACCCTGGTCGATCGCGGTCGCGTCCTCGCGACGGAGAAAACCGCATACGTCGGCAGGCTTATCAAGGGATCCCTTGGCATCGACATCATCCTTGCACCCGGTCAGAGCGACACACTGAAGAGTCTGGCCGAGTTGAGCGAAGTCCGTTCTGTGGAACGTTTGCCCGGTGAGCACACGTTCCGCGTACACACCGAGTCACCCGCGTCGATGGAGACGGTGATGAGGTGGCTGGTGGACCGTGGAGTGCTGTCTCTCCAAGTCCGGAGCCCTTCCTTGGAAGAGGTCTACATGCGGTTGGTCGGGGAACGGGGACTCACTGTATGA
- a CDS encoding glycosyltransferase family 4 protein, with amino-acid sequence MRILLIAEKYPPIVGGGETHVQQLAEGLVEHGHEVTVLTEAVPPGSERDRYRSGKVTVRETTGLVAACQKLDCKDAMESLHAEIKGTNADVIHVFNYIPALMVAWLRPTVTAKLAVSLFETFVPGVRVFDMWNNWELERALQRGLVASLHPDLHLCGSEAYLRWLREAGFTEPARVVEFGTDLSVFHDDPVTRTQWRSTHGFEDDPLFLVAARPVPRKRIEDAISALADVRRTHPRARLVLTAPSGRTNTEYVQGLRTLAAKLGVDDHVHWVEDTSWQEMPALYCASDAVVLPSSHEGWGIALNEAMASRRPVITTDVEGHDEVIHHDHTGLLYPPGDVSALSQAMRRVLDTDVSALVDEAHRRVRQRFSSQAMVEGHARAYADLVSGEVGR; translated from the coding sequence GTGAGGATCCTTCTGATAGCCGAGAAGTACCCTCCGATCGTCGGAGGGGGCGAGACGCACGTCCAGCAGCTCGCCGAGGGGCTGGTGGAGCACGGACATGAGGTGACCGTACTCACCGAGGCCGTGCCGCCCGGCTCCGAGCGGGACAGGTACCGGTCCGGCAAGGTGACCGTGCGGGAAACCACCGGGCTCGTCGCGGCCTGCCAGAAGCTCGACTGCAAAGACGCGATGGAGTCGCTGCACGCCGAGATCAAGGGCACCAACGCCGACGTGATTCATGTCTTCAACTACATACCGGCGCTGATGGTCGCCTGGCTGCGGCCCACCGTCACCGCGAAATTGGCTGTCTCTCTCTTCGAGACCTTCGTGCCAGGGGTCCGCGTGTTCGACATGTGGAACAACTGGGAATTGGAACGCGCCCTTCAGCGAGGACTTGTCGCCAGTCTCCACCCCGATCTGCACCTGTGCGGTTCCGAGGCCTACTTGCGGTGGCTCCGGGAGGCGGGCTTCACCGAACCGGCCCGAGTCGTGGAGTTCGGGACGGACTTGTCGGTCTTCCACGACGACCCGGTCACCCGCACTCAGTGGCGAAGCACCCACGGATTCGAAGACGATCCGTTGTTCCTCGTCGCCGCACGCCCGGTGCCACGCAAGCGCATCGAGGACGCGATCAGCGCGCTCGCCGATGTACGGCGAACCCACCCGCGCGCACGCCTGGTACTCACCGCTCCCTCGGGCAGGACCAACACCGAATACGTCCAGGGACTGCGGACCCTCGCCGCGAAACTCGGAGTGGATGACCACGTGCACTGGGTCGAGGACACGAGCTGGCAGGAGATGCCCGCCCTGTACTGTGCCTCGGACGCTGTGGTGCTTCCCTCCTCCCACGAAGGCTGGGGCATAGCACTGAACGAGGCCATGGCGAGCCGACGCCCCGTGATCACGACCGATGTCGAGGGTCACGACGAGGTGATTCACCACGATCACACCGGCCTGCTGTACCCGCCCGGCGACGTCTCTGCGCTGTCTCAGGCCATGCGCAGGGTTCTCGACACCGATGTGTCGGCTCTCGTCGACGAAGCCCACCGGCGAGTCCGTCAACGCTTCTCTTCGCAGGCGATGGTCGAGGGACACGCGCGTGCCTACGCCGACCTGGTCTCGGGCGAGGTCGGTCGATGA
- a CDS encoding aspartate aminotransferase family protein — protein MTPSSRLLAARQPVTSLPFDHAEGCWVYSPDGQRFMDASSGLICVNVGHAHPAVLQALTEQARKGAFASPGSLTPRLQERFAQAVTKAVGRPEDRVTFACTGTAAVEMAIALARSVQRARGEAHRHKVLTASLSYHGNSALALALSGHRRRRPHPDDGLGLGPAFDPPYPGHHRNCPLDICDSGCATEVDAAIEEAGADSVAAVLVEPVNGTTGGGYRPPDGYLRAVRDICTAHGVLLIHDEVLTGLGRTGLPLAAHHSPGSDADFTVLAKGLGAGYLPISAVLMSPEAAEDLLSADIPVPLMGTMSATPLQATVGMATLSVLEDIGALDRERVRGAVVTDAVGKATQDLAVVADTRGCGYFLGVELTPGTQRRALALSREQGLLLYPFNGFQPDGGGEGVIVAPPLNISEEETAFLGSALRETFERLNSETTRAPSIDRTRGAA, from the coding sequence GTGACACCGTCCTCTCGACTGCTGGCTGCCCGGCAGCCAGTGACATCCCTGCCCTTCGACCACGCCGAAGGGTGCTGGGTCTACAGCCCGGACGGCCAGCGCTTCATGGACGCTTCCAGCGGACTGATCTGTGTGAACGTGGGGCATGCTCACCCGGCCGTCTTGCAGGCACTCACCGAGCAGGCGAGGAAGGGAGCCTTCGCTTCCCCCGGCTCACTGACTCCGCGGCTGCAGGAGAGGTTCGCACAAGCGGTCACAAAGGCTGTGGGCCGCCCCGAGGACCGGGTGACCTTCGCGTGTACCGGAACTGCGGCTGTGGAAATGGCCATTGCTCTCGCGCGCTCTGTCCAGCGGGCGAGAGGGGAAGCACATCGGCACAAGGTGCTCACCGCGTCCTTGAGCTACCACGGCAACAGCGCCCTAGCCCTGGCCCTGTCCGGCCACCGACGTCGCCGGCCCCACCCCGACGACGGTCTCGGACTCGGCCCGGCCTTCGACCCGCCCTATCCGGGCCACCACCGCAATTGCCCCCTCGACATATGCGACTCCGGTTGCGCCACCGAGGTCGATGCGGCCATAGAGGAGGCGGGAGCCGACAGTGTTGCCGCAGTGCTCGTCGAACCCGTCAACGGCACCACCGGCGGCGGATACCGGCCCCCCGACGGCTACCTGCGGGCGGTGCGCGACATCTGTACCGCACACGGAGTACTGCTGATCCACGACGAAGTACTCACCGGCCTCGGTCGTACGGGCTTGCCGCTGGCCGCCCACCACAGTCCTGGTTCCGACGCGGACTTCACAGTACTCGCCAAGGGACTGGGCGCCGGCTATCTGCCGATCTCGGCTGTGCTGATGTCACCGGAGGCGGCGGAGGACTTGCTGTCCGCCGACATTCCAGTCCCCTTGATGGGCACCATGTCAGCCACACCGTTGCAGGCCACCGTCGGGATGGCCACCCTCTCGGTCCTGGAAGACATCGGTGCACTGGACCGTGAGAGGGTCCGCGGTGCCGTGGTCACTGACGCTGTTGGTAAAGCCACCCAGGACCTGGCCGTCGTCGCCGACACCCGTGGCTGCGGCTATTTCCTGGGGGTCGAACTGACACCCGGTACCCAGCGCAGGGCGCTGGCCCTTTCCCGGGAGCAGGGACTCCTCCTGTACCCCTTCAACGGGTTCCAGCCGGACGGCGGCGGTGAGGGCGTCATCGTGGCCCCGCCGCTCAACATCTCTGAGGAGGAGACGGCGTTCCTCGGATCCGCGTTGCGTGAAACTTTTGAACGACTCAACTCCGAGACCACCCGCGCTCCCAGCATCGACCGAACCAGAGGAGCCGCATGA
- a CDS encoding DegT/DnrJ/EryC1/StrS aminotransferase family protein: protein MQAISTSTNTWSLPFGQPRYGPEEIAAVTAAIESGDLATGRIVREFEKAFADEFGFRHAVAVSSGSMANLVALAAVVERDGLLPGDKVVVSGATFISAVTPVVQLGLVPVFTDVEHDGVNVDLRLVEEAAVRFEARAMLLPHTLGQALDMHALSSLCRRLGIALLEDCCESLGAAHQGVPVGRVGDAATFSFYAGHHLTTGEGGMVGCDSPVLAGLLRSLRAFGRDLQYEGNRFAYPVERRAIASEERYVHLRNGYNAKLTDLQASFGLVQLTRHVGMAAERRAAAYAIRKVVEGFEGWRVVGRPDHPDASPFAVVCRIPAGHDLARVVTVLAAHGVEARGFLGASLPDQPCFDRTPYLVHEPYRRARDLARDTVLLGCPPGVDIPLATDALTAALEEMK from the coding sequence ATGCAGGCCATTTCCACCAGTACGAACACCTGGTCACTTCCTTTCGGGCAGCCCCGCTACGGCCCCGAGGAGATCGCGGCGGTGACCGCCGCGATCGAGTCCGGTGATCTGGCCACGGGACGTATAGTCCGCGAGTTCGAAAAAGCATTCGCAGACGAGTTCGGATTCCGTCACGCCGTGGCGGTCAGTTCGGGCAGCATGGCCAACCTCGTGGCCCTGGCAGCCGTGGTCGAGCGTGATGGACTGCTTCCCGGAGACAAAGTGGTGGTCAGCGGCGCCACATTCATCAGCGCCGTCACACCGGTCGTCCAGCTGGGCCTCGTGCCAGTTTTCACCGACGTCGAACATGATGGAGTCAACGTCGACCTGCGTCTCGTGGAGGAAGCGGCTGTCCGCTTCGAAGCACGCGCCATGCTCCTTCCCCATACTCTCGGCCAAGCTCTGGACATGCATGCCCTCAGCAGCCTCTGCCGACGACTGGGCATCGCGCTGCTCGAAGACTGCTGCGAGTCGCTGGGGGCCGCACACCAGGGTGTACCGGTGGGGCGCGTCGGTGATGCCGCCACTTTCAGCTTCTACGCCGGCCATCACCTGACCACGGGAGAGGGCGGCATGGTGGGTTGCGACAGCCCGGTCCTTGCCGGCCTGTTGCGGAGCCTGCGGGCATTCGGGCGCGACCTGCAGTACGAGGGCAATCGGTTCGCCTACCCGGTGGAGCGCAGGGCCATCGCGTCCGAAGAACGCTATGTGCACCTGCGCAACGGGTACAACGCCAAACTGACCGACCTGCAGGCCTCCTTCGGGCTCGTACAGCTCACCCGGCACGTGGGAATGGCCGCTGAACGCCGAGCGGCCGCATATGCCATACGCAAGGTCGTGGAGGGATTCGAGGGGTGGCGCGTCGTCGGCCGCCCCGACCATCCCGACGCCTCACCGTTCGCCGTTGTGTGCCGAATCCCCGCGGGTCATGACCTCGCCCGGGTGGTGACCGTACTGGCCGCACACGGCGTGGAGGCCCGCGGGTTCTTGGGCGCGTCACTGCCCGACCAGCCGTGTTTCGACCGGACGCCCTACCTGGTGCACGAGCCCTATCGCCGAGCGCGTGACCTGGCACGCGACACCGTGCTGCTTGGGTGCCCACCCGGAGTCGACATCCCGCTCGCCACCGACGCACTCACCGCAGCCCTTGAGGAGATGAAGTGA
- the wecB gene encoding non-hydrolyzing UDP-N-acetylglucosamine 2-epimerase produces MLGTRPEMIKLAPVIALLGRRAATVHTGQHFTSAMSEGISRGLQMPAWSTKLGIGGTRRGSQLGSAIASLDDLFASERPTAVVVQGDTNSALAGAIAANAHDIPLVHVEAGLRSFDRRMPEESNRVLTDHLADVCCAPTEGNRRNLLKEGIPAERIVVTGNTVVEAVSSALPDQTTRLATRRRYGLVENEYVLATLHRPENVDDELNLRHLLVELAALPLPVVLPLHPRTQKRVEEFGLELLLRRLTCTEPLLYREFVTLAHGAALVVSDSGGLQEEVTVLKRPIVVVRRSTERPEIEEVFGTLTPPGAMLGTVLKNWLATASERHEQLALLPSPYGDGHASLRVARLIEKQATLPTRPLSTMT; encoded by the coding sequence GTGCTCGGTACTCGACCAGAGATGATCAAACTGGCTCCGGTCATCGCGCTGCTGGGTAGACGGGCTGCGACCGTCCATACCGGACAGCACTTCACCTCAGCTATGTCCGAGGGCATCAGCAGAGGTCTCCAGATGCCGGCATGGAGTACGAAACTAGGTATTGGCGGAACGCGACGCGGCTCCCAACTGGGTTCCGCCATTGCCTCCCTGGACGACCTCTTCGCCTCCGAGAGGCCGACGGCAGTCGTCGTTCAAGGGGATACCAACTCGGCGCTGGCCGGGGCGATAGCCGCCAACGCGCACGACATCCCTCTGGTCCACGTGGAGGCGGGATTGCGCAGCTTCGACCGGCGCATGCCCGAAGAGTCCAACCGCGTATTGACCGATCACCTCGCCGACGTGTGTTGCGCTCCCACCGAAGGGAATCGGCGCAACCTGCTGAAGGAGGGCATACCAGCTGAACGCATCGTCGTGACGGGCAACACCGTGGTGGAGGCCGTGAGTTCGGCTTTGCCCGATCAAACGACGCGGCTGGCGACGAGGCGGCGGTACGGACTGGTGGAGAACGAGTACGTGCTGGCCACACTGCATCGCCCCGAGAACGTCGATGACGAGCTCAACCTGCGTCACCTGCTCGTCGAGCTAGCGGCCCTGCCGCTACCGGTCGTCCTCCCGTTGCACCCACGTACCCAGAAGCGAGTAGAGGAGTTTGGACTCGAACTCCTCCTGCGCCGTCTCACGTGTACCGAACCGCTTCTCTACCGGGAATTTGTGACCCTGGCACATGGCGCGGCACTGGTCGTCTCCGACTCCGGGGGACTTCAGGAGGAAGTCACCGTACTGAAGCGCCCAATCGTCGTCGTACGTCGAAGCACCGAACGTCCGGAGATCGAGGAGGTGTTCGGCACGCTGACTCCTCCGGGAGCGATGCTGGGGACCGTCCTGAAGAACTGGCTCGCCACCGCTTCCGAGCGGCACGAGCAGCTGGCGCTCCTGCCCTCACCGTATGGCGACGGGCACGCTTCACTCCGGGTCGCCCGCCTGATTGAGAAACAGGCGACACTGCCCACCCGACCTCTCAGCACGATGACATGA
- a CDS encoding IS5 family transposase (programmed frameshift), which produces MVERLVPEELWDLFQRVVPEAPSRPQGGGRRRHGDREVLAAIIFVTTSGCTWQQLPTASFGPSGATAHRRFTEWTKARVWAKLHRLVLDELGSRGELDWSRCAIDSVNMRALKKGDLTGPHPVDRGKYGSKIHLKTDRTGLPLSAGISGANVHDSQALIPLVKGIPPVRSRRGPRRQRPGKLHADKGYDYRHLRQRLSQRGIQHRIARKGVETSQRLGRHRWTIERTMAWLGGCRRLQRRYERKAVHFLAFTSLACTLICYRRLAK; this is translated from the exons ATCGTTGAGCGGCTGGTGCCGGAAGAGCTGTGGGACCTGTTCCAGCGGGTGGTGCCCGAGGCACCGTCACGTCCGCAGGGCGGCGGCCGGCGTCGCCATGGTGACCGTGAGGTCCTGGCCGCGATCATCTTCGTGACGACCTCGGGCTGCACGTGGCAGCAGTTGCCGACGGCCTCGTTCGGCCCGTCCGGTGCGACGGCGCATCGCCGGTTCACCGAGTGGACGAAAGCCCGTGTGTGGGCCAAGCTCCATCGCCTGGTCCTCGACGAACTCGGCTCTCGCGGCGAGTTGGACTGGTCGCGGTGCGCGATCGACTCGGTCAACATGCGAGCCCTGAAAA AGGGGGACCTGACAGGCCCGCATCCTGTCGACCGGGGCAAGTACGGTTCGAAGATCCATCTGAAAACCGACCGGACGGGTCTGCCCCTGTCCGCCGGCATCTCGGGTGCCAACGTCCACGACAGCCAGGCTCTGATCCCGCTGGTGAAGGGCATACCTCCGGTCCGATCCCGCCGCGGTCCTCGTCGACAAAGACCCGGCAAGCTCCACGCCGACAAGGGCTACGACTACCGGCACCTGCGGCAACGGCTGTCACAGAGAGGCATCCAGCACCGTATCGCCCGCAAGGGCGTCGAGACATCACAGCGACTCGGTCGACACCGCTGGACCATCGAACGAACCATGGCCTGGCTCGGCGGCTGCCGCCGGCTTCAGCGTCGCTACGAACGCAAGGCCGTGCACTTCCTAGCCTTCACCAGTCTCGCCTGCACTCTCATCTGCTACCGCCGCCTCGCCAAATAA
- a CDS encoding ABC transporter permease: MSTLLAAAKVQWHTSIRAPEHLLVLATAPLYTLIFLSVFRDTDRPDLVANAVIGTGLLGIWFVAVNVAGGVIQNERWMSTLELVIVAPRPLALIMCGRILPVMLIGSLALGESWLMAVVAFGVDLPVQHPVLALVILLVTLAASACTATMLAALFVMSRNTEMVQAALSYPFYVLGGLVFPLSSLPNEVEFLGRFFYLSWAADLLRDSVTRSTVDHAWERIATVAGMGTVALFIGVLLLRKVSDRARTTGSVSLA, encoded by the coding sequence ATGAGCACTCTCCTTGCGGCTGCCAAGGTCCAGTGGCACACGAGCATCCGCGCGCCCGAACACCTCCTGGTGCTGGCGACTGCCCCCCTGTACACGCTGATCTTCCTCTCGGTCTTCCGAGACACCGACCGGCCGGATCTGGTAGCGAACGCAGTGATAGGCACCGGCCTCCTCGGTATCTGGTTCGTGGCCGTGAACGTCGCTGGTGGGGTCATCCAGAACGAGAGGTGGATGTCCACGCTGGAACTGGTAATAGTCGCGCCCAGACCACTGGCCCTCATCATGTGCGGCCGGATCCTGCCCGTGATGCTGATCGGCAGTCTCGCCCTCGGGGAATCCTGGCTGATGGCCGTGGTCGCCTTCGGTGTCGACCTGCCTGTCCAGCACCCGGTTCTTGCGCTCGTGATTTTGCTCGTGACCCTCGCCGCCAGCGCATGTACGGCCACCATGCTCGCCGCGTTGTTCGTCATGAGCCGGAACACCGAGATGGTGCAGGCAGCGCTCAGCTATCCGTTCTACGTCCTCGGCGGCCTGGTCTTCCCGCTGTCGTCCCTCCCCAACGAGGTCGAATTCCTCGGCCGCTTCTTCTACCTCTCATGGGCGGCGGACCTGCTGCGCGACAGCGTCACCCGTAGCACGGTCGACCACGCCTGGGAACGGATCGCCACCGTGGCGGGGATGGGAACGGTGGCACTGTTCATCGGCGTCCTGCTGCTCCGCAAGGTGAGCGACCGCGCCCGTACAACAGGGTCGGTGAGTCTCGCGTGA
- a CDS encoding ABC transporter permease, with the protein MGFAELPTTYTLRSWTVWWVIRLGCQALFFALLGRLTGAPGRLDYMLIGNSVAVVAMETMFVSTTAVTERFQGTFPLLVISPANMGLVYLGRGLHWPASGLASSFAVLFSLSLVFSSPWRWWQILATLPLLGLIAVSTYCYACLIAALSLRNVKFRTFYPETGALLLTAFCGVNVTTSFWPGPLHWFAQFLPLTHGLQAVRNLLNGRSFASVLLPACLEITCAALWAGLTLLLFERIVAAGRRDGSLAFS; encoded by the coding sequence ATGGGCTTCGCCGAACTCCCCACGACCTATACCCTCCGCTCGTGGACGGTCTGGTGGGTCATCCGCCTAGGGTGCCAGGCCCTGTTCTTCGCCCTCCTGGGCAGGCTGACCGGCGCACCGGGACGGCTGGACTACATGCTGATCGGCAACAGCGTGGCGGTAGTGGCCATGGAGACGATGTTCGTATCGACCACCGCCGTCACAGAGCGGTTCCAAGGAACCTTCCCCCTGCTGGTCATTTCGCCGGCCAACATGGGATTGGTTTACTTGGGCCGCGGACTGCACTGGCCGGCCTCCGGCCTCGCCAGCTCCTTCGCTGTCCTCTTCTCCCTCTCCCTCGTGTTCTCCTCTCCCTGGCGGTGGTGGCAGATCCTTGCCACACTACCCCTCCTGGGCCTGATTGCTGTCAGCACCTACTGCTATGCCTGCCTCATCGCCGCATTGTCGTTGCGCAACGTTAAGTTCCGGACGTTCTACCCCGAGACGGGCGCCCTTCTCCTCACTGCATTCTGCGGCGTGAACGTCACCACCTCGTTCTGGCCCGGACCTCTTCACTGGTTCGCTCAGTTCCTGCCGCTGACGCACGGACTCCAGGCTGTGCGCAACCTGCTCAACGGCAGATCCTTCGCCTCAGTTCTGTTGCCGGCTTGCCTGGAGATCACCTGTGCCGCGCTATGGGCAGGTCTGACCCTGCTGTTGTTCGAACGCATCGTCGCGGCAGGCAGGCGAGACGGTTCACTCGCCTTCAGCTGA
- a CDS encoding FAD-binding oxidoreductase — translation MDERVSVDVAVVGDGLIGLSAALHLQKSGHRVAVVGGPSTGRASTAAAGMLTPACEYDPWMCQQFLDLLKAGFSYYKHFLRSDWTTPEQVDYRITDFTLTDLSEREESLRERMDWMPQLGFDCDWLEAEEVCAREPALSPAAVRGAIRIRDEAVVNPIALWEKLGNAVAAQSGRAHTGGLAEIGEQGERIVLAAGDGSRVVADRVLLAAGAWTADVARLAGLEVPLCPAKGQMMRLSGPPHAVSSVIFMPAGGCGSIVERRPGSYIVGTSEEYLVPDEHNTAGVVGTVLSRLCEVVPDAAHWQFEDMWAGFRPMTSDELPVLGVTDDRRFLVATGHHRNGILLAPITGRLIADAVSGRSPVDGLDLSPFRYGRHLRPHARFAAKY, via the coding sequence ATGGATGAACGTGTCAGTGTTGATGTGGCAGTAGTAGGTGACGGTCTGATCGGGCTTAGTGCCGCCCTGCATCTGCAGAAGTCCGGGCATCGAGTCGCCGTCGTGGGCGGTCCATCGACAGGGAGAGCCTCGACGGCCGCAGCTGGAATGCTGACACCGGCCTGCGAGTACGACCCCTGGATGTGCCAGCAATTCTTGGACCTCCTTAAGGCGGGCTTTTCCTATTACAAGCACTTCCTGCGCTCCGACTGGACGACACCCGAGCAGGTGGACTATCGCATCACCGATTTCACGCTGACCGACCTCAGCGAGCGTGAGGAATCGCTGCGCGAGCGCATGGATTGGATGCCTCAACTCGGTTTCGACTGTGACTGGTTGGAGGCCGAAGAAGTCTGCGCACGCGAACCGGCACTCTCGCCCGCTGCTGTACGGGGGGCCATCAGGATCCGGGACGAGGCAGTCGTCAATCCCATCGCGCTGTGGGAGAAACTGGGCAACGCCGTGGCCGCTCAGAGCGGCAGGGCGCACACGGGAGGACTGGCCGAGATCGGCGAGCAGGGCGAACGGATCGTGCTGGCAGCCGGCGACGGCAGCCGAGTGGTCGCCGACCGTGTCCTGCTCGCCGCAGGCGCCTGGACGGCAGACGTCGCGCGGCTGGCCGGGCTGGAGGTGCCCCTGTGTCCCGCCAAGGGACAGATGATGCGACTCAGCGGTCCTCCCCATGCGGTCAGCAGTGTCATCTTCATGCCCGCCGGCGGTTGCGGATCCATAGTGGAACGGCGGCCCGGCAGCTACATCGTGGGTACCAGCGAGGAATACCTGGTACCGGACGAACACAACACCGCCGGAGTCGTGGGGACAGTACTCTCCCGGCTCTGCGAGGTTGTTCCGGACGCGGCTCATTGGCAGTTCGAAGACATGTGGGCCGGCTTCCGGCCTATGACATCCGACGAACTGCCCGTGCTCGGTGTCACCGACGACCGCCGCTTTCTAGTGGCCACCGGCCATCACCGCAACGGAATTCTCCTTGCCCCCATCACGGGTCGGCTGATTGCTGACGCCGTGAGCGGTCGTTCCCCCGTCGACGGCCTCGACCTGTCCCCGTTCCGCTACGGCCGGCACCTGCGGCCGCACGCCAGGTTCGCGGCCAAGTACTGA